From the Candidatus Methylomirabilota bacterium genome, the window CTGGACGGCGGCGCGCACGATGATGCCGGCCCGCGTCCGGGTAAAGAAGAGCCAGATGGCCAGGAGGAGGATGGAGGAGGCGGCGAGCAGGAAGAGCCGGTACTTCGGATAGGTCATGCCCAGAAGCGGAATCGAGCCCTCGATGGGCGGGAGGATCCGGCGCATGTCCCCGCCGAAGAGCTGGCGCGCGCCCTCGCGGAAGATGAGGGCCAGGCCGAAGGTGATGATGAGCCCGTAGAGCGGCTCGCGCCGGTAGAGGGGCCGGAGGGTGGCGACCTCGGTGACGGCGCCGAGGGCGGCCACGAGGAGCGGGGCGGCCACGAGGGCGACCCAGAACGAGTTCGTCAGCCCGATCACGACGATCCCGGCGTACGCGCCGAACATGTAGAGCTCTCCGTGCGCGAAGTTCATCACGCCGAGGAGCCCGAAGATCACCGTCAGGCCCAGCGCCAGCAGCCCCAGCGCGGCGCCGAAGACCACGCCGTGCAGGAGCTGCGGCAGCAGGACCGCGATCAGATACTCCAACGCCTACGACCCTGCCCCCTCACCCTACCCTCTCCCCCGATGGGGGAGAGGGATCAGAGTGAAGAGAGCCGCGAGACAAGGATGTTCTCTGGCTTCTCCCCCGATGGGGGAGAGGGATAGGAGTGAAGAGAGCCGCGAAACGAGGATGTTCTCTGCCCTCTCCCCCGATGGGGGAGAGGGATTGGAAATGGGGCCCTGTCCTCGCGCGAGGAAGCTAACAAGAATCCCTCTCCCCTGGAGGGGGAGAGGGCAGGGTGAGGGGGTGCATTGGACAGCACGAGAGCGTTCATGAATGGCGCTCGGCGCTACTTTTTCTTGAGCTCCCAGGTGAAGCCTTCCACGGGGTCTTTGCCTACCATCGGCTCGCCGATGGTGTCCTTGCCCTGGAGCGTGGCGATGGGCAGGTTCTTGCCGCCCTTCACCTGATAGAGGTGCATGTCCATGACGACCTGATGGTCTTCCTTCCTGATGCACTGCC encodes:
- a CDS encoding branched-chain amino acid ABC transporter permease, whose product is MEYLIAVLLPQLLHGVVFGAALGLLALGLTVIFGLLGVMNFAHGELYMFGAYAGIVVIGLTNSFWVALVAAPLLVAALGAVTEVATLRPLYRREPLYGLIITFGLALIFREGARQLFGGDMRRILPPIEGSIPLLGMTYPKYRLFLLAASSILLLAIWLFFTRTRAGIIVRAAVQDAEMLDGLGVNVPRVFTLTFAGSAALAALAGLLLAPVFTVYPQMGVEMILLAFIVVILGGMGSLGGSVVAAFVIGITQSLLTLWMNPQRVAIAIFGIMIVVLIVRPRGFFGREGVLE